The Aspergillus chevalieri M1 DNA, chromosome 5, nearly complete sequence genome includes a region encoding these proteins:
- a CDS encoding lysine N(6)-hydroxylase/L-ornithine N(5)-oxygenase family protein (COG:Q;~EggNog:ENOG410QEAU;~InterPro:IPR025700,IPR036188;~PFAM:PF13434): protein MESVLRKPEINYPTTSTTMPRAQPSSSRGPSRLKATPTEDMHDVLCIGFGPASLAIGIALHDSLDPALAKPGTNTNFQPKVCFLERQKRFAWHSGMLVPGSRMQISFIKDLATLRDPRSSFTFLNYLHQKGRLIDFTNLGTFLPARMEFEDYMRWCAERFSDVVAYGQEVVEVIPGKSDPASSAVDYFTVLSRDVETGEITSRNARKVVIAIGGKAKMPPGLPQDPRIMHSSKYCTTLPAMLKNDSDPYNIAVLGSGQSAAEIYHDLQKRYPNARTTLIMRDTAMRPSDDSPFVNEVFNPERVETFYNMTPEERQRSLAADKATNYSVVRLELIEQIYNDLYLQRVKNPDETQWQHRILPSRKITRVEHHGPENRMRLHVRSSKDNAAPSEGKETLEVDALMVATGYQRDAHEDILRNVQHLRPANLDQWVPSRDYRVQMDPRKVSGRAGVWLQGCNEKTHGLSDSLLSVLAARGGEMVQSLFGEQLAGKEVQDTTPIRAML, encoded by the exons ATGGAATCTGTTCTGCGCAAACCTGAGATCAACTACCCTACCACATCGACCACTATGCCTCGTGCTCAGCCTTCGTCTTCGCGCGGTCCTTCTCGTCTCAAGGCGACTCCTACAGAAGACATGCACGATGTCCTCTGCATCGGTTTCGGTCCGGCTTCTCTGGCAATTGGCATTGCTCTCCACGATTCCTTGGACCCCGCTCTCGCAAAGCCTggcaccaacaccaacttCCAGCCCAAGGTTTGCTTCCTCGAGCGACAGAAGCGATTCGCCTGGCACTCGGGCATGCTGGTGCCTGGCTCCCGCATGCAGATTTCGTTCATCAAAGACTTGGCAACCCTCCGTGACCCTCGCAGCAGCTTCACCTTCCTCAACTACCTTCACCAGAAAGGTCGCTTGATTGACTTCACCAACTTGGGAACCTTCCTTCCGGCTCGGATGGAGTTCGAAGACTACATGCGGTGGTGTGCTGAGAGATTCTCGGACGTGGTGGCCTACGGACAGGAGGTTGTGGAGGTGATTCCTGGAAAATCGGACCCTGCCAGCTCCGCGGTGGACTACTTCACCGTTCTCTCGCGCGATGTTGAGACGGGCGAGATTACTTCGAGAAACGCCCGCAAGGTCGTCATTGCCATTGGCGGCAAGGCGAAGATGCCCCCTGGTCTTCCCCAGGACCCGCGTATCATGCACTCCTCCAAGTACTGTACCACCCTTCCCGCCATGCTGAAGAACGACTCCGACCCTTACAACATTGCCGTCCTGGGAAGCGGCCAAAGTGCCGCTGAGATCTACCACGACCTGCAGAAGCGCTATCCCAATGCGCGTACAACTTTGATCATGAGAGATACCGCTATGCGTCCTAGTGACGACTCGCCGTT TGTCAACGAAGTCTTTAACCCTGAACGTGTCGAAACCTTCTACAACATGACTCCTGAAGAGCGTCAGCGCTCTCTCGCTGCCGACAAGGCAACCAACTACAGTGTTGTCCGTCTCGAATTGATCGAGCAGATTTACAATGACCTGTACCTCCAACGCGTCAAGAACCCCGACGAGACCCAATGGCAACACCGCATCCTTCCATCCCGCAAGATCACTCGCGTTGAGCACCACGGCCCGGAGAACCGGATGCGCCTCCATGTCCGGTCCTCTAAGGACAACGCCGCTCCCTCGGAAGGCAAGGAGACCTTGGAAGTTGATGCTCTCATGGTGGCTACTGGCTACCAGCGCGATGCGCACGAGGACATTTTGCGTAATGTCCAGCATCTGCGACCCGCAAACCTAGACCAATGGGTCCCCAGCCGGGATTACCGGGTCCAGATGGACCCCAGAAAGGTCAGCGGGCGGGCTGGTGTCTGGCTCCAGGGCTGCAACGAGAAGACTCACGGTCTGAGTGACAGCTTGCTGTCTGTCCTGGCGGCGCGCGGTGGAGAAATGGTGCAATCGCTCTTTGGCGAGCAGCTGGCGGGCAAGGAGGTGCAGGACACCACCCCAATTCGTGCCATGCTGTaa